The following DNA comes from Thermodesulfobacteriota bacterium.
GCGTCTCTCCCAGGTTTGGATCAGGCATGTAGCCCAGCACGGTTACCGGGCTCTGTATATCGCTGATTTTTAATTTTGCGATGGTGTAATGATTTTCTTTGTTATGATAGGTAATTTTTTCCAGACATCCTTTTACGGTGGTCTTAGGAAGGGATCTATTCATTAACTTTAGTCACTTTTGGGTCGACGATCCATTGAACCGCTTCATAAAGATCCTGAGCCACATGATCCGGGTAAATTTTCTTTTTTACCAGAGCCTTTTCCGCTTCAGCGCCGTTTCCGGTTTTAACCAGGACAGCCTGGCCACATCCGGCATTGCGGGCGCACTCGATATCCTTTGCACTGTCTCCCACCATTACCGCATCTTTAAGCTCTATGCTGTAATCATATTGAGCCTGAAAAATCAGTCCTGGTTTGGGTTTGCGGCAGTCACAATTGTCCTCGGGCAGGTGGGGGCAGAAAAAAATGTCATTAATCAATCCACCGCCGGCTCTTATCTCGTTTTTCATCATGGTATGGATATAATCAAGACCCTGTTGGGATACCATGCGGCGATTTATCACCGACTGGTTTGTAATTACGACTATATTAAATCCTTTTACGGTCAGCGTTTTTATGGCTTCAATGCTTCGTGGAATAAATTTGAACTCCGACCAGTTTTTGATATAATCCGAACGGTCAACATTAATTACCCCGTCCCTGTCCAGGAACACCACCTTATCAAGTTTTTGGCTGGCAATACTCATTTTAAGCGCTTTTTTTTATACATTCGCTTTTTAAAAAATCATAAATTTTTAGCTTTTGTTAATTAATTCTGCTAACATTTTTTAACCGCAGAATATCGAACAAGGAATCATGAATGTCGAAGTAAAAAGAGATACTTCCTCATTCGATATTCATGATTCCTTGTTTCCGGGTAGAACTGGGAGGTTACCCTCCCAGAGCCCCCACAGACCCGTACGAGCGCAATTAACGCATACGGTTCCTCAGGTTATGGCTTCGCTACACGTATGAATGCACTATTCT
Coding sequences within:
- the gmhB gene encoding D-glycero-beta-D-manno-heptose 1,7-bisphosphate 7-phosphatase; the protein is MSIASQKLDKVVFLDRDGVINVDRSDYIKNWSEFKFIPRSIEAIKTLTVKGFNIVVITNQSVINRRMVSQQGLDYIHTMMKNEIRAGGGLINDIFFCPHLPEDNCDCRKPKPGLIFQAQYDYSIELKDAVMVGDSAKDIECARNAGCGQAVLVKTGNGAEAEKALVKKKIYPDHVAQDLYEAVQWIVDPKVTKVNE